Within Dendrosporobacter quercicolus, the genomic segment CAACATTTCTCGCTCCGGGCTCAAGCTGATTTACCTTTTGTCCGCCCATTAGCAGGGCGCCGGAGGTAATGGACTCAAAGCCTGCCACCATTCTGAGAATCGTGGTTTTCCCGCAGCCTGAAGGCCCAAGCAAAATCAGGCGTTCACCTTCATCAATCGTAAAATTTAAATTCTTGACAACGGTATTTTCACCATAAGCTTTGCAAACGTGTTGAAATGTGATTTTGTTCATTCCCATCATCCTTTCACTCCGGATTGCATAAACGTACCGATAATAAAGCGCTGAAATACCATATACAGAAGCAGGGGCGGCAGCGAGGTCAGTACGGAAACGGCCATTGCCACACCCCACTGACTGCCGCCTTCAGCGCTGATGAACATTTGTAAAGCCAGCGGCAGGGTATAAGCCCCTTTATCCTGTAATACCAAAAGCGGCCAGAAGTATTCATTCCAGGAGTTAATAAAAAAGAAAATTCCGATGGCGGCTATGGACGGCCTGATTAACGGCAGTACCAGGCGTGTTAATAGGATCCGTCCCCCGGCCTGATCCAGCCTGCCGGCTTCGAATAAGGCTTTAGGAATATTGCGCATTGCCTGCCGCATTAGAAAAACACCCATGCCGTCGCCCAACTGCGGCAGGATGACGCCCCAGGGCGTGTTTAACAAGCCTAATTTGGCAATCAGCAAATAATTCGGTATGCTGACAACCGTAATTGGAATGAAAAACGTCAGCAGAATTGCATGAAAGATTTTTTCTTTGTGGGGAAATTCATAATAAACAAAGGCAAAGGCGGCCAGAATGCTGGTGACTAGCTTGCCCAGTGTGACGCCCGCTGCAATCAGAAAGGTATTCAGGGTAAACTGGACAAGCGGAAAGGAGGCCAGAACATAGGAATAGTTTTCCAGCGTGGGCGGATAGGGAAGCGGATTCAGGGAAGCCTGAAAGATCTGGTCCATTGGCTTAAACGAAGCGCTGAACATGAAAATGAGCGGCCAAAGCTGTAGCAGTATGGCGGCCCAAAGCATCATATGCCAGCGCCACTGGGGATTGCTGTTAGTTTTCATAGTGCACCTTTTGATCAAGATATTTGCTTTTAACCAGCAGAAAGGCGGCGTAAAGCGCCATTGTCAGGACGGAAAGGGCGGCAGCTCTGCCTGTCTGGAAGAATACAAAGCCATACTGGTAAATGATATATACCAGATTGGTGCTGCCCTGATCAGGCCCGCCCTGGGTAAGCATGTTTACCGGAACCAGCACGTACTGCAACCCGAACACAATGGTAATGACAAAGACATAAAGGGCTGTAGGCGAGGTCAGCGGCAGAATAATGCGCCGGAAGATTTGCCAGGGGGAGGCATTGTCAAGCCGGGCGGATTCGATCAGCTCCCTGGGAACCTCATTCATTGCCGCCAGCAATATAATGAGGTTGTAGCCGAACACTTTCCAGCCGATCACAATGCCAATTGCGATGATGACTAAGCCGTTTTCCTTAAACCAGCGGGGCGATTCCAGTCCGAAGCCGGACAGGATAAGACTGAGCGGGCCGGCCAGAGGATTAAAGAACCAGAGGAAAAGAATGCTGGCGACGGCAAGGGAAACCGTACTGGGAATAAACAGCGCCGAACGGTAAAAAAAACTGCAGGAGCGGATGCAGTGGGCCATCACAAAGGCAAATAAGTAAGGCAGCAGGAAATTAAGCGTCAGCAGGACAGCAATATAAAGCAGGGTGTTTGTCAGAACTTTTGCGAGTTCATCGCCGGCTAATAAGGCCAGGTAATTTTGCAGACCGGCAAATTTTATGACAGGACTGACCATATTCCAGGTATGAAAGCTCAGCCATACATTCTGTAATAACGGCCAGTAGGCAAACAAGAGAAAGATTACGGCAGCGGGAGCCAATAGCAAGCAAGGTCGCCAGAGGTTATGTTTCATGGATGTTTCCTTTCTAAACGGTGATAAGGAATTGCTGCAACCGCCCTGAGGCAAATTGCAGCATTGGCTGAATGCGTATTTACAGCAGGGAGTTTACTTTAGCCGCTGCCTGCCGCAACGCATCGGCGGCAGTTTGTTTACCGCTGAGAATGACATCGCGGACATCAATCAACGCCTGTTCGGCCTGTAGTCCGTTGGCGCCGGGAAAACTGGCCCATTTCACAACATCCGGCATTTGAGACATGGCTGCCTGCATATTTTTATTCTGGGCAATAAACTCTTTCAGACCCTGCGGATGGTCAATGACGTCTTTACGGGGCGGCAGATAACCTGTCCCTTTGGTCCAGAGCGCCAGCGCCTCGGGCGATTCAAGATATTTTACAAACCGCCAGGCCGCTTTCTGTTTGGCTTCATCCCGTGAGAATATCATGAGAAAGTTACCGCCTGCCGGTACCTTGCGATTTTTCCCCTCAAATATAGGAAATTCAGTTGCCATTACCGGGAATTTGGCGCTTTTTTCAAAGTTATCCCGTTTGCCGATGGTTGTGCAAACCATGCCGAGCCTGCCGCTCAGAAAAGCCTGAAACCCTTCTTCATTGGTGGCATGGAGGCCGGTTCCCGCCGCGACCATGCCGGCTAAGAGCTGGTAAGCCTCACTTGCCTGGGCTGAATCAAAGGCTGCGACCGTACGGCCGTCTTTTTTTGTCAGCATTTGCCCGCCATTGGACTCAATCAAGGCTTGCTGGGCCCAGTTATCGGCGTATTCCTGCATAAAGAAACCGGTATAGCCTGTCTTGTCTTTTATGGTTTTGGCATAAGCGGCTACTTCCTGCCAGGTGCGCGGCGGTTGGCCGGGATCTAAACCCGCCTGTTTAAAAATCTCAGGATTGTAGTAGAGCACAGGCACACTGACCGAATAGGGAACGCCGATCTGTTTGCCATCGTCGGTCATGGCCAGCGACAGGATATTGGGCAAAAAATGATCGTTAAAGTAATTCCTGTCTTCCGGCGAATGGGCGGCAATGATGTCGTTTAGTTTGCTGTAGGCTAAATTTTCGCCTGCATAGTTCAGGTAACTGTAACCCATCTGCACAACATCGGGATATTTTCCGGCGGCGATGGCGGCCTGCAGGTTTTGGGTAAGGCCTTTATACATATCAGGATTATACTTTTCCACTACTTCAATGTCCGGATTATTTTTATTAAATTGTTCCACCAGTTGTTTAACCGTGGGACCGCCAAAGCTTTCGGCGTTGACATGCCAGTATTCAATGACTGTTTTTCCACTGCTATTTTCCGATGTGACTGCCGAACTGCCACAGCCCAGGGCCGCGGCTGTCAGCGCTCCAAGGCAAAATAAAGCAAGCAGCTTCTTCATTTTTTTCATTCATTTTCCTCCTATGTAGTCTCTGTTGCCGAGTTGAATTCATTGTAGCTTGTTTTTGACCGATTTTTGTTAACAGGAAGTTAAGGTTAGGTTAAGTAAATAAAAAGGCTGCCGCCAGGCGATTTTCTTATCGCTGGTACGGCAGCCTTTCGTTCTCCACATTAAAAATATAAATCGCGTTTTCCCTCCGTTATTTGCCGGAGGCGTTCGATGGTTGTCCGGCGGACGGCAGGCTGGGAAATATCGGTCAGGCTGGCGGTGATCAGGCTTTCCCCGGCCTGTCTGGTGATGTCGTCGGCATAGTCAATAAGGTACTCCTTAAAGGTCAGTAAAGCGTTAGGCAGGCAGACATTCTGGATCTCGCCGGACTTGGCCAGACTCATGAACCTGTCTCCAGTCCGGCCCTGCCGGTAGCAGGCCGTGCAGTAGCTGGGGATAAAGCCTTTATCGCACAGCATTCGGATAATTTCGTTGGGAGAGCGCAGATCGCCTGTTTCAAACTGCATGCCGCTGGCCTGGTCATGGTTTTGATAGACATGCTGGTAGCCGCCAACCCCGGTACAGGAGCCGGCGCTTATTTGCGAGATGCCATAGTCAATGAGCTTATCGCGGAGGCCGGGGGCTTCGCGGGTGGAAAGGATCATGCCGGTGTAAGGGACGGCCAGCCGGATGATTGCGACCAGTTTTTCAAATTGCTCATCACTGACAAGATGAGGGAATTCTTCCAGTGTAACGCTGGAAGCCGGACGCAGCCTTGGCACGGAGATGGTATGAGGGCCGACGCCGAAGGTTTTTTCCAGATGCTCGGCATGCAGGAACATGGCTACCGTTTCATACTGATAGTCATAGAGGCCGTAGAGCACGCCAATGCCGACATCATCAATGCCGGCTTGCATTGCCCGGTCCATGGCC encodes:
- a CDS encoding carbohydrate ABC transporter permease, with the translated sequence MKTNSNPQWRWHMMLWAAILLQLWPLIFMFSASFKPMDQIFQASLNPLPYPPTLENYSYVLASFPLVQFTLNTFLIAAGVTLGKLVTSILAAFAFVYYEFPHKEKIFHAILLTFFIPITVVSIPNYLLIAKLGLLNTPWGVILPQLGDGMGVFLMRQAMRNIPKALFEAGRLDQAGGRILLTRLVLPLIRPSIAAIGIFFFINSWNEYFWPLLVLQDKGAYTLPLALQMFISAEGGSQWGVAMAVSVLTSLPPLLLYMVFQRFIIGTFMQSGVKG
- a CDS encoding carbohydrate ABC transporter permease, encoding MKHNLWRPCLLLAPAAVIFLLFAYWPLLQNVWLSFHTWNMVSPVIKFAGLQNYLALLAGDELAKVLTNTLLYIAVLLTLNFLLPYLFAFVMAHCIRSCSFFYRSALFIPSTVSLAVASILFLWFFNPLAGPLSLILSGFGLESPRWFKENGLVIIAIGIVIGWKVFGYNLIILLAAMNEVPRELIESARLDNASPWQIFRRIILPLTSPTALYVFVITIVFGLQYVLVPVNMLTQGGPDQGSTNLVYIIYQYGFVFFQTGRAAALSVLTMALYAAFLLVKSKYLDQKVHYEN
- a CDS encoding ABC transporter substrate-binding protein; its protein translation is MKKMKKLLALFCLGALTAAALGCGSSAVTSENSSGKTVIEYWHVNAESFGGPTVKQLVEQFNKNNPDIEVVEKYNPDMYKGLTQNLQAAIAAGKYPDVVQMGYSYLNYAGENLAYSKLNDIIAAHSPEDRNYFNDHFLPNILSLAMTDDGKQIGVPYSVSVPVLYYNPEIFKQAGLDPGQPPRTWQEVAAYAKTIKDKTGYTGFFMQEYADNWAQQALIESNGGQMLTKKDGRTVAAFDSAQASEAYQLLAGMVAAGTGLHATNEEGFQAFLSGRLGMVCTTIGKRDNFEKSAKFPVMATEFPIFEGKNRKVPAGGNFLMIFSRDEAKQKAAWRFVKYLESPEALALWTKGTGYLPPRKDVIDHPQGLKEFIAQNKNMQAAMSQMPDVVKWASFPGANGLQAEQALIDVRDVILSGKQTAADALRQAAAKVNSLL
- the hydG gene encoding [FeFe] hydrogenase H-cluster radical SAM maturase HydG, whose amino-acid sequence is MMNNAERTSDDFINDGLIETLLTAAQTKAGDSGYVRAIIAKAKDYHGLSAAEVAVLLKVTDTALLTELFTAAAQVKQAIYGARIVLFAPLYISSHCINNCAYCGYRTDNNEQLRRRLSLADIRREVEILQSLGHKRLALEAGEDPLNCPVDYVIDAIREIYSIKNKNGSIRRVNVNVAATTIDEYRKLQAAGIGTYILFQETYHRPTYAVMHPTGPKRDYNWHTTAMDRAMQAGIDDVGIGVLYGLYDYQYETVAMFLHAEHLEKTFGVGPHTISVPRLRPASSVTLEEFPHLVSDEQFEKLVAIIRLAVPYTGMILSTREAPGLRDKLIDYGISQISAGSCTGVGGYQHVYQNHDQASGMQFETGDLRSPNEIIRMLCDKGFIPSYCTACYRQGRTGDRFMSLAKSGEIQNVCLPNALLTFKEYLIDYADDITRQAGESLITASLTDISQPAVRRTTIERLRQITEGKRDLYF